From the Helicoverpa armigera isolate CAAS_96S chromosome 27, ASM3070526v1, whole genome shotgun sequence genome, one window contains:
- the LOC135118974 gene encoding androgen-dependent TFPI-regulating protein-like, producing the protein MLGYAATLVMHMITAVHITTTFTREAVNDAAVKEFHDNQHKFMTVWNVYMQMLYAALGLSCDVLALSNEGKISSLQQTLQKIRDPMFSSVVWPYAFTTSFVFWSAYSYDRSLILPPSVDQTLTWGANHVIHTAIMPVVLWELVFRPQKTPETHVANLMMMNGYAAGYLVVIVSSYMNTGTWVYPILNILYGTIYFYIFLVVSVLLTQIFYSLQWYITSIVWKNFEEIKKVN; encoded by the exons ATGCTAGGCTACGCAGCTACCCTGGTGATGCATATGATCACAGCTGTTCACATTACCACCACATTCACCAGAGAAGCGGTGAACGATGCAGCTGTGAAGGAGTTCCATGATAACCAGCACAAGTTTATGACTGTTTGGAATGTT TACATGCAAATGTTATACGCAGCACTGGGTCTATCATGCGACGTGCTGGCTCTCTCCAATGAAGGGAAGATCAGCTCTCTTCAGCAGACCTTACAGAAAATACGAGACCCTATGTTCTCCAGTGTCGTATGGCCGTACGCTTTT ACAACTTCCTTCGTCTTCTGGTCAGCCTACTCCTACGATAGAAGCCTGATCCTTCCACCTTCAGTAGACCAGACCTTAACATGGGGAGCCAATCATGTAATCCATACGGCCATCATGCCAGTAGTCCTGTGGGAGCTGGTCTTTCGACCTCAGAAGACTCCGGAAACCCATGTGGCtaatctgatgatgatgaatgggtATGCAGCTGGTTATTTGGTcgt TATCGTGTCCTCCTACATGAACACAGGAACCTGGGTGTACCCTATTCTGAACATTCTATACGGCActatatacttttatatatttctagTAGTTTCTGTACTTTTAACACAAATATTCTATAGTTTGCAGTGGTATATCACTAGTATTGTTTGGAAGAACtttgaagaaattaaaaaagttaattaa